The nucleotide sequence CCTACGGACAGCTGGAGATGGTAGCACAGGTTTGTCTGTTCCCACTACACCCCAACTCTGGAGCACGACCATCAGAAGTTCACCTCCCCCTCGGTCTGATGGAGGCAGCGCACTCACCTTGGCCCGCGTCAGGAGGGCTCTTGCCAGACACACCAGCTGCCTCTGTCCCACGGACAGgctctttcccctttctcccagCTTGCTGTCCAGTCCACCTGCAGAAGTAAAGCTCAGAAGTCATCCCACCTGGCTCTGCACAGAGTCCCCAAATGTCCTCCCCAGTCTGGGGTTTTTCCAGTAGCACTCAAAATCCTAATCCTGCTCAGGCCCAGGCCTTGGGAGCTGGAGCGTTTCTGCTCAGAGACAATGAGTGGCACAGAGATGACACACTCCCCTAGGACTAGAGGTTGGcttctctctcaggctctgctctAACATCTACCAGGGTCTGGTCTCATCAGCAAGATCCCACCACTCAATCCACCACCTGCCAGTCTCATGCCACTAAAACTCAGGGAATCCCACTGACCTGTTCCCACCCTAGTCCTAGCATGGCTTCACCTAATCAACTCCCTGCTGCATCCACCTGGTCCTTCTTCCTCAGCTCCCTGACTGAGCTGAGGCCTCTCCCAATACCAGGGACCACCACTTTCTCTTCACTGGGTTCAGACTCACCCATCTGAGTAACGGCATCCCGCAGGTGGCACTGCTCTAACACCTCATGGAGCTCAGCATCTGTCCATTTTCCCTGGGGGTCCAGGTTGTCTCGGATTGAGCCACTGAACAAAAATGGATCCTGCGGGATGATGGCCAGCCTAGATCTGCAAGAAACGAGAGCTGACTGCTCCTGGGGTTTGTGCTGCAGAAAAgtaaaagccttttctttttccctggggTGGGGTGTCTTGGCTTGTTGCTTATCTTGGAGGCACAGAGCCATGGGTCACATATCCAATCTGTTTTCCTTAGCACAGCTGTTCAGAAACAACTGACCACCTTGTAAGAAGCTGCCACAATAAAACAAGAGGGTGCCATGACAGTAAGTCCTTTACTCCTCACTCTTCCCTTTGACATCCAACCACTGACAGTTCTCAGCCTCCAGGACCCCCAGTGGCCCTCCACTCTGTCTGGCTCTCCGTACCTCAGCTCCTCCAAGCCCACCAGCTGGCTGTCAACACCATCCAGGAGAATTCGGCCTGATTTCAGCTCCAGCATGCGGAAAAGGGCCAAGAAAAGAGTAGATTTTCCAGATCCTGTGCGACCCACAATCCCCACCTTCTCTCCAGGGTAAACAGTGAAGCTCACGCCATCGAGTGCATTGGGCAGGCCTGCTCGGTAGACCAGGACCACCTGCTGGAACTCCACAAGTCCCTGGCTTGGCCAGTCTACAGCAACCTAAGAGGGATACCAGGATAAGACATGGTATGACCGTGACCCACTGTCATCTTCAGCCTCACCTTCCCACACACCAAGTCCCATCCATCCCTTCTGATGGTTGCTTGGCTTCTGAACAGACCCAGTGCACAGCCCAGCTCCATCTGCAGCCCACTTGTAGGCTTATTTTTCTCTCACACCTTGGACACAGGACCTGTTCTGCACTCTCACCCTTTCACACTATTCCAGACTTCACTGACTCCTGCCAGAGTTTCATCCCCTGCAGGGGAGGTACTGGTAAAGGATGAGTGATTAAGGTCGTTTCTGTGGGTGAGGGTCCTCCACCCATCCACTGGAACCCTGTGATCTCCCCAGGAAGCAAGTGCAGGGCACAGATCCAGAAGATGGGCCAGTTCTGGAGAATATATTTGAGCTTTTACCTGGATCAGTTTATTCTGGGACTCCATGGGGATGTCTGTGGTGTATTCCTCTGTCCGCTCCACACTCACCATCATGGTCTCTGTCAGAGTGAAGCTGGAAATGAGGCCTGAGAGCAGGTTTGTGAAAGACAGAGCATATGAGAGTGCAAGGCCCACTACTCCTGTGAGGACAAAAGTATAAGCAAGAACATTACTGGCAGAGAAGGAGATGGGATCTTGGAGGCAGGACAAACTAACAAGGGAGAAGTCAGCACTCCGGAATCTGGGATCCCACTCTAGGATGGGACACACAGGAAAAGAGACAGGAGCCGAAGTACTACACTGTGTGTGACTTgcagagggagaggagcaggagcccTGGATCCCACCCTGGTGTAGGGAGATGTGCAGCCCTGGACTAGGAGAGGAGGGGCCCCTAGGCCACAGCCTAAGAGCAGGCATATAACAATCCCTGGCAGCCCACCTGGATTTCCCAGTTGCTTCTGGTGCTGGATGATGGCAAATCCTGCGATAGTGGTAATCACAGCAACCCCAATCATCTGCAGGCGGATGTCCAGCCACTGCACCGCTGTGTTGCTGGCAAACAGGCAGCGCTGGTTCTGCTCCAGACGCAGCTGATTCTCCAACTCAAACCTGGCAGGTGTACAACAGAGGTTCGCACCACTCAACCTCCattcctgctgccccacaccagAGGCATTCCTGCCACCCTATAGCAGCCTCATATCAGGAAGATCCCGGTCTATAAAGCCAAAGCTCTGGCTCTGTGGGTGCCCTTTCTTTCCACTCACCTCTGTGTTGCCCGCATGGCTCTGATGCTGCTCAGTCCCGAGAGAGTCTCTGAGAAGTGAGTGTAAATGGGAGACAGGGTGACACTGTGAAGGCGCTTGAGCTCCCGGGATGTGTGACGGTAATAGCGCTGGATGGAGAAGTAGAGGGCAGCCAGAGGGAGTAAGACCAGACCAGTCCAAGGGAGGCCGTAGGTGATTATCACCAGCATGCCCAGGAGCCCGTACATGTTGGCCAGGAAGATGTTGAGGACAAATGGCAGGCTGTCATCCACGCAGTACAGGTCTGAGGAGAAGCGGTTCAGGATCCGGCCTGCTGGTGTGGTGTCAAAGAAGGTGACTGTGGCCTGGCAACAAGGGAACCAGAAAGTAAGAGCCAGTCAGTTGTGACAAGATCCAGCCACAGAACAGTGCCCAGGAGAGTAGCACTAATGTGAACAGATAAGGCCACAAAGGGGTGGCCACCAGAACCCCCTTCCTTTCCTCATCTGGAGAAGAAATCTCAGACTCCAAAGCCAGCATCCACTCACAGCCAAACAACTCGTGCTATTCTCATGGTAAAAGGAATAAGCCCTTCTGTGGCAAATGGCAGGCAGCTAACAAGACACCAGTCACTCAGATTCCATACTAGCCCACCAGCACGATCCTCTAATCCTAGCCTCCAATCCTATCTTCTAACCCTCTAATCCTAACTCTAGGACCCAAGGAAGCCCAAATCCTAAAGAAAGTTAACTGATACATGCCAGCATTGGCCCTAAATCTTGCTGAATGACTCCTTTCCGTCTCATCTGAATCTGAGCTCATGACCCTACAAAAGCTACTTTGATTCAATAGGCCTTCATCTTGGCTATATATCTAAGCCTAATGAGTGAACAGATGCAGACAGCAGCTGTAAAAGACCCCTCCATGGAATGaaacaagccttacaggacacaGTTTAAACCCCTGTTCACTGTCCCCTTGTGCTGGCTATGGTGCAGTCCTTTCTGGATGTAGTCCTACAGGGAGCTCATCAGCTAATACAAACAGAAACCCTAATCCACCTCGTGAACCCTTACTCCCAACTGTAAGAACGTCAGGGCAGAGTGACTCACAGGAGCCCCAGCCTGCCCTGGACTTTCTGACTTTTACCTTTAGAGCCCTCTGGAGCAGTCGGTTGTGAATGACAGTGGCAGCACGGATAGTGCCGTAAGCAAAGAGAAAGGCTCGAAGAATGGTGAAGAGGGAGTTGGCCACTGCAATGCTCCCATAAACTGTCAGGTAGAAATTCACATCTAGTGAGCCATTGGAAGGGACTGGGGTGGTGTCCAGAGCTTGCATGGGGGAGCTGGAACACAGAAGGAGAGAGGTCGTGAATCTGCCGAGGTCTCCATGACAGTAAACTCACAGGTCATGAGAACTCAGGAGCCTATTCAAGGGGAAACTAGGACACTTCAACTTGATACTCCCATGAGAGACACCCCTTTGGCATACTGGGACAAACACTGATCACTATGCAGCTAGGAGTTTTCCATCAGCCCTTTAGGCACCTCATCAGGTCAGATCCCCTGCAGCATGGTCGTCAGTTTACCTTGCTTTCAACAAAGATCTTCACAGGAAATACACTAAGGGCAAAATGGAAGTGTGTCTCCACCTTCCTTTGGCATCTTCTGACCAGCATTCACTTACACAAGCCCAACAATGGAGAAGAGAAGCAGCTCTGGTGAAGGTGAGGAAGCTGAGCAGACCATCATAGAGCTATTTGCTGTCTGGGATATGCTGGAGATCCAATGTGACAGCCACCAATCTGAGACATTTCTGGATGCTACAGAGAAAGACAGACTGCATAAAGAGGGATTCAAGTTTTGAATCAGCAAATATGAAGCAGAAAAGCTGGAGGGGAAGCTGCTAGACAGGCTTTGTTATTGTGTCACTGTCCAGTCTCGTCTTCCCCTGCCTTCATTCTCCACTGTTAGTCCTAGGGCAGGAGCAACAACACCCTTGAGCTGCAGCAGTGACAGGGCACTGCTAGAGAAGCAGACACGTGACTGCAGCAGTGAGACACCAGATCCTGTTCCCACACATGCCCCCTCCCAACAGCACTACTTTGGGGATGAGAAAAGGCATCTTCCTGCTGCAGGGAGAGCTATTAAGCCCAGTCTCTTCCCCTGGACTCCACACAACCAGGGAACGAGAGAACAGGAATGGCTAAAGGGAGATGTGCTGCTGGGCCGCTGCCTCACCTTGCATCAGGAGCAGTGAGAAGAGGATGGATAATGCCAAGCAGCTGCCCACTGACAGCCAATATGTCTTGTACACCTGAAAAGCCACTGccccttctttcttctcttcctccttgtgGATGAGATGATTGCTTTGGGTTGATTCTTCTGCCTCTGTCTCTACAGCCTCTTCTTGGCCCTGTTCATCAGGGGCTGTGGGAATGGAGGCAAAAGCAAAGGTCAGTGAAATGTAAGTTCCGCCTGCAGCTGTTCCTTGTGAATTGAGCAAGCCTAGGCTATGAAGGagacttttcttccttcctctctccagtTTCAAGTCAGGTGCACCAATCCTGGCATACCTTCATCCAAAGCTGAACCAGAAGTGGAACAAAAGATTCAAATACTGCTCCAGACCAATACCCAACAATATATGAGTCTCCTCTCCCTCTGTGCACACGCTACCCACAGATCAGCACTGCCACAGCAGAGCAAGGTGGTGGGAGCTCTGCTCTGAGGCCTGCAGCCATCAGGTACAGGTTCTGTCTGGGTGCTCAGCTGggctgtgctgccccaaacaccctCAAGCTTGCCAGATATGGACCTTTATCCTTCTGCCTCTTGTCCATATTCTTGAACTTGGGGAAGGCTTCCACGAGTGGTAGGATATCAGCTGGTGTGCCTGTGAAGAGAGACATGCAAATGCTTCAGAGCACGTGAGGAACAGATGCCACTACTCACTGCCTCTTGCTATGAAATGGTCCAGTTTTGTTCTCATAACATCCCCTATTTTCTCTCACAGCACCTGCACTCTTGAAGGACCTGCTCCAAACAACCAGCTATGGCCTTCTGCCTTAACAGCTCCCAGCCTCAAGGTCTGTCCTGTTTCATCTGTGCATCTGCATATTCCCTTCCAATGCATCTTTGCCCACATCCAATGTCCTCAAGCTCTTTATCATCAGCTTTGCTGCTAGTTAATCCTACTCCCTTATGTTTATCTTTGCTCAAGCCATTCCAAAACTGGCACACAGGCACAAATGAATGCCTGAGAAGACAGCCAGTGTACCTGTCTTAATTATCCTGCCATTGTCTATCAACAACAAGGCATCAGCCTTATCCAAAAACTCCGTCCTGTGGGTGCAAAGGATCCTGGTCTTGTGTTTGAGAACTCCAAGAATGCATTTCCGCATAAGATGGTTGGCTACATCTGCATCGACAGCagccaggggatcatcaaggagGTAAAGCTCTTTCTCCTGAGAGGGAGACAAAAGAGAAGGATACAGGTGCTGGCCCTGCCACAGCACACAGTGCTGCAGAGAAAAGTGCAAGTGCCTCTGTATGGCACACCACCAGCACCTTTAGGCCAGCATGACATGGTTTAAGACATGCTGCCAGAGCACACTGTACATCTGGAGGCTTCCAGCTTCTTTACATCTGACTTGGCAGTGGGCACAATCTGCCACAGCATGACTGCTTTGCTATTTACCTGGTATATGGCTCTGGCAAGGGCTATTCGAGCCTTCTGTCCCGCACTGAGTGTGACACCGTTTTCACCCACCTCTGTCTGGTCACCTGCTGGTAAAATCTGAAACATTGAAGAAAATCCATTCAGAAGGGACAGGAAACTACTGGGGACTCAAAACCAGAGCACTGGGGCCCCTCTCCTTCCTCTGGCAGTAATTCCTTAGGGTCACACTACCAAAAATTAAACAATGCAACAGTCTATACACTAGTTCTGCAGGCAAGTGGCAAGCTTGGCATTTATGCAACTGAACTTTCCTGCACTCCAGAACAGGGTGGCCACATCTGAACTACCCACTGAGAGCAACTTCTGGTCTAACTCTGAAATTGCACTGGGGAATTTTCTGGAAGAGCAAGAGCTGTGCCTGCACCAAAGTCATGCCAGGGCCCATCCAAGCAGTTTAGCAGTAAAAACTACAAAGTTCCAGTCGCTGGAGTTTCCTCTTGATTTGATAGCATAGGCATAGTCTACTACTACTCAAATAATATCTTGCCTTTACAGAGTATTCATAGCTCCTGCCAAAACAAACAAGAGCTCCTAGTGCTTGGCACTTCAAAGAATCAGGCATCAGGTTATAAACTGGTAGGAGGCAGCTGGCTTCCTACCATATGTAACAGTCAGGTTTACTGGTTAATACAGCCATAAGCCTCAAAGCCAGAATATCTGTATTACTGACAGGACAACCATAGATTAAGCCCTTCCGAATCCCAGGGATGTTCCTTCTGATCAAAAAAAGCATCAGCTGCTGATGGGTTCTGCTTGAAAAGCTCAGCAGTCatcagctctggaagaacatCTCCTTTCCCCAGGATCAAGAACTTTTGGCTCAGCAGCGGAAGAAACCACCCAAAGTGCTACCAGAGTGACTTCACACCTTGAAGAACCATGGAGCCAGGTATGGTCTGGGACTGGTAATCAGAGTAATGCTGCGTGATTGGGACATTGGACAAGCAATCTGTAGCCTCAAAGAATGAGAACTGCTACCTGGCTGGATACAAAAGCCAGCCAAGAAGGCCCAGGTAGGTTTACACTTTAAGCACTCACATTCAGGTCCTCAGTGAGGGCACAGGCCTCCACCACCTCCTTGTACAGCCTGGCATCATATTCCCGCCCAAAAAGGATGTTCTCACGGACAGTGGTAAACTGTATCCAAGGCTCCTGAGTGGCCAGACCAAATCCTTGCTCCAGATCACAAACATACACTCGTCCACCTTGTCTGCAAGCACACCAGAAGTGGGTGGAAAGTGCAACAAAGGAGAACTGTTGGCAGACCAAAATGGCCTACAAATAGTGATAATACTGGATAGCCCCTGCCTGCTGTGGCATGGAAGGACCAGGCAGGGAGAAGTCTTTGGGGTACTTACTTAATGAGCTCTCCAGTGATGGCTGAAATCAGGGAACTTTTGCCAGAGCCCACCTTGCCAACAacccccaggagcatcccctgCAAAGCGAAATGAAAAGGAGCAACCTGATGCGCTAATACTGTATGGTTTGTCCAGATTTTTGGAGCCACTCACAGCCTGTAAGAAAGCTGACTGCTGTCTTAAACTAGGGCTATCTCACAggttcagcagcagagctgggtacaGTAGTTGTGTAAACCAGACTCCTGATGTGGCAGGACACAAGTCTGTAAGAAGTGTTAACTCTGGAGCCCAGCTGtgttccctgcccagccctctgccGCAACAGTGGTGAAAAGCAGCGGGTGCTGGTTCACCTCGTCTGCAAGCCATGCCTTGACCTCCTCCAGTATCCTTCAGCTGTGAGAGATGTGATGGGTGCCCTGTGCCCCTTGACCAAGACAAGATTTTGATGCAGGGCTCATAAGACaaggaaaacatgaaaacatGCCACCCTTGGTCCATTATTTGGTTTCTCTAGTGCCATTCTTCTCCATTACTCCTGCGTCCTTGCTCACCTTTCTCACTGACAGGTTCTCAATATGCAGTTCCAGAGTGCCTGTGGGTAAGGGCTGCTTGGTGCTTTCCTCCTCAACTGGAGCCCATGAGAAGGCTGCACATTGCATCTCCacggcagcagcagcacctgaaGGGCTATCTGCAAGGGAAAAGCCGCACAGCATTGTACTACTATGAGAAGGACATCAAATGAAAGGCATCTGGCAGCACAAGTACTATCAGCTTTGTTCCCAAATGGATGAGACATGGACAGGACACCACTATGATGCCCTGGACCCAAGTATAGAATAAGATGCTTGCCTTCTGACTTGCTCCAAAACTTATATCTCCTTTCCTCCAACCCTTCTGTCTCTAGCTCCCACCAGACACACATGGTGACCTGCTGGCTGTCAGGGAGACACTATCAAGATAACCTGGTTTTATTATTGCTGAAGGTGAAAGAATGGCAGGGAGCTAGCAAAAGGCAAGGGGAGAAGGGAGCCCTGATGGCCCAGGAGAGAGGCACCCGCTCAAGCCTTTCTGCCAGACAAAACCAAGGCTGTTGATGGCTTCAGTGTCAGAGGAACTTTGGATAGAGGAGGGAGCAGTTTCTTCTAAAGGGACACTAATGGCAAGGCTCTGTGGTGACAAGCAATGGCCTATGGTTGATAAAGAGGAATGTTATTGTCTTGTCTCCTGTTTTCCACAGAAATGAAGTGCCTTCACTCTGCCTCTGACAATCAAATGTCTTGAAGCATGGGGTGACAGCCACCTGCCCTCCAGTACTGCCCCTAGGCCTCAtgcctcagctctctgctctcagTGCCCCCTGCCCAGGGTCTGAAGCCCAGCAGCATCCTTCTCCATTACCTAGGGCATAATAAGCTTCCAGGTCCTGGTCCATGAGTTCAAGGAAACGCTGAATTCGATCCAAGGAAACTTTGGCTTCCAAGGTCCCATTCAACACCCATGGGAAGCTGTTGAGGGGAAGAATGAGCATCCCAACAAGGGCCAATGCCGTGAACACCTGCATGGTTAAGGAAACAGCCATGAACTGGAGGCAGTAACTCCCTTGCACCTTGTATTCTACAAACAGCTTCACCAGTGAGAGCCCGAAGAGCTGTGGGGAAACACAGGTTGGGttcatttctcagagaaaatgccTCAGGACTGCAGCCCCAATGCAACTTGTCCTTGGCAAAAGACAAGGCTGAAGCTCTCCCTACTACCTACTTACCTTTGTGGCAGTGAGCTGGTGACCCAACAGGACATAGGTGATGAAGATGGCAATGGAGACAACAACAGGCAGTGCTGCCCACAGATAAACACACACAGCATCCAAATACTTGATGGCTCGTAACTTCCGCAGCTCTTTCACCCGGCAGGCATTTATCCTGGTGCTGAAGTGTTTTTCCCAGGTGTAAAACTTAATCACACGAATGCCACGCAGGAACTCTGCCATTAGCTGCAGGCAAAGAGGAAAAGCACACAAAGCAAACAGTGACTGCCTAGTTTGCAGCTACCTCCTGCTAAGGGCCAGGCTAGAGGTACCAGGAACCATTTACTGCTAACAAAGACATACAATCAAGTGGTAGCTACTGGGAACTTCGCTCTTACTCATCCCATCAGCTTCCTCAGCCATGTGTGACATGTATGGCTCAGGAAAAGGCAAAATATTATACTACTTCCCAAATGAAGGATGTGCAACACAGATGAAGGCATGTGTGGAATTACTAACTCCAGCCTGGATGTCATTTACCTGATTTGGTCTGGCAGCGCCTTGAGATAATAACACCTGAGTCTCAGGCCTGGTGCTGCCAAGACACAACTAGTCTGTGTCCAGATCCTGGTTGGCTCACAGCCAGCAGCTCCGGTGTCCCTGCATCATGCTGCTCTCTCCTTCCTGCTCTCAGATCAGCATGTGCAGAGGAAGCCAAGATGTGTCTGTATCCAACATGAAAGAAAACTAACAAGAGGCAGTTCACTCAGCAAATGAGCCTTACAATAGTTGGAGAAAGTCCAGCATACCCCATACAACTAGATACCCCATACACAAGACACATTTTCTgttgcaaaatgtttttaaagctcTTAACACTTCTGACATGGAGTTGGTGAAGGAAAGTGGTATCCCCTCACCAAGGCTAAAAGGTGGGAATCAAATGTTTGACACATGGCAAGGAGAGAGATGGCACTGCCAATACGCAAAAGGCAGTGGAAAAGACGACTGAGGGTGCCAAGCCTGGAATGATATAAAACCACTATGTCCGTGGTCATTACCTTTGTCCAGACTGCAAGCCATCCCACTACTGATAGTACTACTGGAGCAATAGGATGGAAGCATCTCTAGACGGAGTCATCAGGAGTCCTACCTTAACTACTACACACAGAAATGCGCAAGGGAACCTAAATTAGTCCAAGGGACAAGACAAGCACTAGAGGTTCACTATCTTGTGGGTAATGAAACTGCATCACCCTGAGACACTTTTgaactctgtgtgtgtctgtgtgccccCTCTAGTATTCTTCCCAACAGCTGTAATTCAATGAATCTGCTTTGGATAATGACAAGCAGCCAAAAAGCCAATATTGTAGGGACAAATGGGGAGAAAATACAGTGACAAACTCAGAACCACCAGCTGCCCCTCACCTTGACTCGTGAGTCCTTGTGCTTCAGCATCTCCTTGTTGTTCATCATGATGCAGTTAGCTACGACCTTGTTGATGGGCACAAGCAGCAGTGTTAGGACCAAGCCTCCCAACGAGGCAATCCCCACTTGCTGGTAGAGCAGGTAGAAGGTAATGGCAAACTGGAAAGGCAGGCTCCACACCTCATGGAAGCTGAGGCAGAAGTTGACCAGTCTACTGGTGTCCATGCTCATGAAGTTGACAATTTCCCCCACAGTGAAGCGGGAAAGGCTGGAGCTGCTGACACGCAGAGCCTTGCGGTAGATGGCAGAGATGACAGCTGCCCGCACCATCAGTGCCACTTTGTTCACCTCGTAGCTGAACTGGTTCCGCAAAAGAGCACCCAGGAAGGAGCCAGCGAAGAGCCCAAGGGCATAGAGCACCCCATGGCTCAGGGGCTCCTGCCGTGACTCCATGAAGTTTACCAGCAGGTTGAGAAGAAGAGGACCTGAGAAACCCAACAGGTTGCCAGCCAGCTTGAGAAGTCCAAGGGAGTAGAAATGAAGCCCAAAGACTGCATGAAGGACTGATGAGAGTCGCACGGCCTCCTGGGCACGGTGTGAGCTGTCTGGGGCATCACTACCCACATCGCTTCCAGCAATGATTGGGCTAGTAAGGGACACTGTCTCTTCCTCTGCTTGGTGCTGAGCTGCCTTCTTGTACCAGCAAGCATAGAACTGATCACAGACCCTGGCAGCCTGGAGCTGACGAGGAAGGACATAGACATCCTGTGGCTGCTTCAGCTTCCATTGATAGCCACGTTTCATAAGAGGGTTCATCCAAACATAAAAGAAGCGTGAGAGCCAGCTCTCACCATCTTCTGCCACTCTCTGCTGATCAGGCACTGGGATCCCTGTCTCTGAGACAACCTGGTCTTCTTGCCAGGAGCGACTGATGGAGAGGAAGTCTTGCCTGCCAGTGGTGGGTAAGAAGTAGCCAATCATATACACGAGCAGACAGGCCAG is from Patagioenas fasciata isolate bPatFas1 chromosome 3, bPatFas1.hap1, whole genome shotgun sequence and encodes:
- the ABCC10 gene encoding ATP-binding cassette sub-family C member 10 isoform X5, whose product is MLCIHVCSHSRQTQSLSTIQELPSLTFSYQQKMENILADLCGTSPEDPLPVWVHGGVGHCFNQLTLNVIPHMILAVVSACFLGTPRSGSGVPCRPGWGCRITASFVLAGLFLADTIPATISQQELGPVYLEVLANGTAALTWLVHGLALLILFRSIHSSTRGPVALALLVLLSLPSFIITLMWYCQSGTAWSPAHPAASSRFAILCLQLACLLVYMIGYFLPTTGRQDFLSISRSWQEDQVVSETGIPVPDQQRVAEDGESWLSRFFYVWMNPLMKRGYQWKLKQPQDVYVLPRQLQAARVCDQFYACWYKKAAQHQAEEETVSLTSPIIAGSDVGSDAPDSSHRAQEAVRLSSVLHAVFGLHFYSLGLLKLAGNLLGFSGPLLLNLLVNFMESRQEPLSHGVLYALGLFAGSFLGALLRNQFSYEVNKVALMVRAAVISAIYRKALRVSSSSLSRFTVGEIVNFMSMDTSRLVNFCLSFHEVWSLPFQFAITFYLLYQQVGIASLGGLVLTLLLVPINKVVANCIMMNNKEMLKHKDSRVKLMAEFLRGIRVIKFYTWEKHFSTRINACRVKELRKLRAIKYLDAVCVYLWAALPVVVSIAIFITYVLLGHQLTATKVFTALALVGMLILPLNSFPWVLNGTLEAKVSLDRIQRFLELMDQDLEAYYALDSPSGAAAAVEMQCAAFSWAPVEEESTKQPLPTGTLELHIENLSVRKGMLLGVVGKVGSGKSSLISAITGELIKQGGRVYVCDLEQGFGLATQEPWIQFTTVRENILFGREYDARLYKEVVEACALTEDLNILPAGDQTEVGENGVTLSAGQKARIALARAIYQEKELYLLDDPLAAVDADVANHLMRKCILGVLKHKTRILCTHRTEFLDKADALLLIDNGRIIKTGTPADILPLVEAFPKFKNMDKRQKDKAPDEQGQEEAVETEAEESTQSNHLIHKEEEKKEGAVAFQVYKTYWLSVGSCLALSILFSLLLMQASRNVSDWWLSHWISSISQTANSSMMVCSASSPSPELLLFSIVGLVSPMQALDTTPVPSNGSLDVNFYLTVYGSIAVANSLFTILRAFLFAYGTIRAATVIHNRLLQRALKATVTFFDTTPAGRILNRFSSDLYCVDDSLPFVLNIFLANMYGLLGMLVIITYGLPWTGLVLLPLAALYFSIQRYYRHTSRELKRLHSVTLSPIYTHFSETLSGLSSIRAMRATQRFELENQLRLEQNQRCLFASNTAVQWLDIRLQMIGVAVITTIAGFAIIQHQKQLGNPGVVGLALSYALSFTNLLSGLISSFTLTETMMVSVERTEEYTTDIPMESQNKLIQVAVDWPSQGLVEFQQVVLVYRAGLPNALDGVSFTVYPGEKVGIVGRTGSGKSTLFLALFRMLELKSGRILLDGVDSQLVGLEELRSRLAIIPQDPFLFSGSIRDNLDPQGKWTDAELHEVLEQCHLRDAVTQMGGLDSKLGERGKSLSVGQRQLVCLARALLTRAKAEHHLGLRPCASDASWESGRAGFTHSSKPERWLFVPAPPAQCTAVTSLLG
- the ABCC10 gene encoding ATP-binding cassette sub-family C member 10 isoform X2 — encoded protein: MLCIHVCSHSRQTQSLSTIQELPSLTFSYQQKMENILADLCGTSPEDPLPVWVHGGVGHCFNQLTLNVIPHMILAVVSACFLGTPRSGSGVPCRPGWGCRITASFVLAGLFLADTIPATISQQELGPVYLEVLANGTAALTWLVHGLALLILFRSIHSSTRGPVALALLVLLSLPSFIITLMWYCQSGTAWSPAHPAASSRFAILCLQLACLLVYMIGYFLPTTGRQDFLSISRSWQEDQVVSETGIPVPDQQRVAEDGESWLSRFFYVWMNPLMKRGYQWKLKQPQDVYVLPRQLQAARVCDQFYACWYKKAAQHQAEEETVSLTSPIIAGSDVGSDAPDSSHRAQEAVRLSSVLHAVFGLHFYSLGLLKLAGNLLGFSGPLLLNLLVNFMESRQEPLSHGVLYALGLFAGSFLGALLRNQFSYEVNKVALMVRAAVISAIYRKALRVSSSSLSRFTVGEIVNFMSMDTSRLVNFCLSFHEVWSLPFQFAITFYLLYQQVGIASLGGLVLTLLLVPINKVVANCIMMNNKEMLKHKDSRVKLMAEFLRGIRVIKFYTWEKHFSTRINACRVKELRKLRAIKYLDAVCVYLWAALPVVVSIAIFITYVLLGHQLTATKVFTALALVGMLILPLNSFPWVLNGTLEAKVSLDRIQRFLELMDQDLEAYYALDSPSGAAAAVEMQCAAFSWAPVEEESTKQPLPTGTLELHIENLSVRKGMLLGVVGKVGSGKSSLISAITGELIKQGGRVYVCDLEQGFGLATQEPWIQFTTVRENILFGREYDARLYKEVVEACALTEDLNILPAGDQTEVGENGVTLSAGQKARIALARAIYQEKELYLLDDPLAAVDADVANHLMRKCILGVLKHKTRILCTHRTEFLDKADALLLIDNGRIIKTGTPADILPLVEAFPKFKNMDKRQKDKAPDEQGQEEAVETEAEESTQSNHLIHKEEEKKEGAVAFQVYKTYWLSVGSCLALSILFSLLLMQASRNVSDWWLSHWISSISQTANSSMMVCSASSPSPELLLFSIVGLVSPMQALDTTPVPSNGSLDVNFYLTVYGSIAVANSLFTILRAFLFAYGTIRAATVIHNRLLQRALKATVTFFDTTPAGRILNRFSSDLYCVDDSLPFVLNIFLANMYGLLGMLVIITYGLPWTGLVLLPLAALYFSIQRYYRHTSRELKRLHSVTLSPIYTHFSETLSGLSSIRAMRATQRFELENQLRLEQNQRCLFASNTAVQWLDIRLQMIGVAVITTIAGFAIIQHQKQLGNPGVVGLALSYALSFTNLLSGLISSFTLTETMMVSVERTEEYTTDIPMESQNKLIQVAVDWPSQGLVEFQQVVLVYRAGLPNALDGVSFTVYPGEKVGIVGRTGSGKSTLFLALFRMLELKSGRILLDGVDSQLVGLEELRSRLAIIPQDPFLFSGSIRDNLDPQGKWTDAELHEVLEQCHLRDAVTQMGGLDSKLGERGKSLSVGQRQLVCLARALLTRAKVLCIDEATASVDQKTDQLLQQTIRQRFADKTVLTIAHRLNTILDSDRVLVMQAGRVAELDSPTRLSQKDGSLFQHLLHSAQQ